The sequence TACTTAAAGATGACACTTCATCGTATCTATGGAAAGTTCATGGTGTATCGGCCATTTATTAGAAAAGCTATCAATAATATATTCTACCAGTTCATCTATGAAACTGAAAAACACAATGGCATAGCTGAGCTCTTGGAAATTTTAGGAAGTATCATCAATGGATTTGCTTTACCACTCAAGGAAGAGCATAAGTTGTTCCTGGTACGGACCTTAATTCCACTTCACAAGCCAAAGTGCATCGCACTGTACCATCAACAGTTGTCTTACAGCATCACACAGTTTGTTGAAAAAGATTGCAAGCTCGCAGATACTGTTATCAGAGGCCTCATAAAATACTGGCCTATCACAAACAGCACAAAGGAGGTGATGTTTTTGGGGGAATTGGAGGAGATACTCGATGCAACCCAACCTGCAGAGTTCCAAAAATGTATGGTTCCCCTTTTCCGCCAGATTGCATGCTGCCTTAATAGTTCTCACTTTCAGGTAATTTTTCTTACCATGCACTTGATGAATGTCACCTCTGTGCAATTCTGTTGCCTACTTTGCTAAAATTTGCATCGTAGTTGAAACAAGTACATCTTTGTCTGAAATATTATTGGTCTGCTAACTGTGGTTGTATTCATTGCTTCATAACATGTTTCTTCTGTTTATCTATATTTAGCAGTATTGTAAAGGTATAGCATTTGATTGCTTACATTCTAATCGGGATGCTGATGTATTTGGTAAAACTATATTCCTACGTCTTAATGAAAACTTGCCTTTTATGTTTTCTGCTGTGCCTTCTACCTTTTTTGTTGTATCTATTTGTTTGGGaagagtgattttttttttgtttcctgaATTCTCTCCCTCTTTGCTCTTCCTTTAATGGACAACAGTAGTTTGGTGCTAGTAATTCTATTCTGTTGTATTGAGAAGACAAGCTTAAATGGTATGATAAACCTATTTTCTACTACTAAGTAGATTTCTGACCATTTTCTTGTGCTATTATTTTTTGCATTGTTTATTCAGGTGAACAGTATATTTACTTTTGGTTCCATGCATTTATAATCAACTTGGTATTTCTCTTTTCTCGATATATCTTTCCTAGAATGTTGTCCCACATAGCTAGCTAGTTTCTGCCATTGCCTGTTTGAGGGTGTTGTCATCTAATCATCATAagcacttgttttttttttgtgaatttgatgtTGGTTAAGTTTTAAGAATAAGAAACTATAACTTATTTCTTGTTTTCTGATTTACATATTTTTGTTGTGAATTTAGCTTTGATTGGCACATCATAATTATCATTTGTGTTTCAGGTAATATAGGTCTGTTGAGTTTTCTATGTATGAATTTATTAATCATATGTTCATGGTATTTCATAGTTCGGACAGTGGATATAAGCTGTATCGCATATCTCTATATCCTTTTTGTTTGCGCAAACTAACTCATCCTAAAATGATTAATTTAGCTTTTTTGTGATATGTCATAATAACAATGCAGAATAATGTATTCATTTTGAGGATCTGGAACTCGATGTGATTTGCTGTTAGTTATATAtgacctattttcttagggcccatttggtagagctccaactcctaaatttttCTTCAGGAGTTGGgcctggagtggagttgtggagcaacTTAAACCCAGAGTCGTGCCAAACAGGCACTTAGTTGTCCATCAGCGCCTCATCGGTTATTAGTTCATAGACACACTGAAAGGGAATTTTACATGGCAAATAAAGTACTCTTGGGGGTTAGTAAATTGAACATCCATGGTTTTTCAACTGAAAACTCTTTTGCTAGGGGTGGAAGATGTGCTATGTTTTCTTTGCTGATTAGCATGCAAGCATATTAACCTTTGCCAGCATCACAAAATTAATCTGGCAATTTCCGGATCGGATGTAGGGGCAATTAATGATTTACCACTGCATTACCAGATCTTGTAGAAACAAGAAAATTGACTCTGGTGATCACAACTCATGGTGATGTTGGGTCATGTACATCCAATTAGAATTATAACTTTCTTCAGTTAGAAACTTAGAATTTGTGCACTTTTGTTAACTGTCTCCTGTTGCGGTCATTCTCACCTTGTCCAGTTTTAGTGTTCCCAATGTAGATCTTCCTGCTTTCATGGATGTGCTGTGTTTGTTGCTACCCTAGTGTTGCCTATTTGTGTTTATAATTGATCATGATGCATGATGTGTTAGTTTAATGATTATAGTCCAATATTTGTATGATCTGTATGTCATTTTCTGTTTGTTTTCTTATATCATGATAGTAGCACAAATTCACTAATAGTAAATGTGTATATTCTCCTTGTAGGTTGCCGAGAGGGCATTGTTTTTGTGGAACAACGACCACATTGAGAATTTAATTAGACAAAACAGTAAGGTGATATTGCCTATCATCTTTTCTGCACTGGAGAAAAATGTAATTGAGCACTGGAACCAGGCTGTCAAAAGTCTCTCTCTTAACGTACAAAAGTTATTCTCTGATCGTGACCCTGAACTTTACAAAGAATGTTTGAGGAAGTATGAGGAAAACAAAGCTAAAGAAAAGGAGCATAAATTGAAGCAAGAATCTGTATGGAAACGCCTAGAAGAGGTTGCATCAGCAAAAGCCACGAGTGGCGAGGCCGTCCTCATCTCTCCATCCCTTGCTCGCACATCATCACTTGTGTAGGAACTTTGTTAAAGGTAAGCATTTTTGCTATTTCTATCGTGGTCGGGTCAATCTCAGCAATTTTTATATTTCTAGCTGTTCATGCAAGTTATCATATCTTCatcctttttattgtcaggtCTTGGAGAATCATGAGATACTGTACAGGATTGAATGTATATACAAGGTCTATGAAGGTGTGCAAATGAAGGGGGGAAAAATTCTGAGAAGGCCAGTTGGGTCAGTTAGACTAGCTTTCATTTTTGTAAATCAGATGTCTTGGGACTCCTGGCTTATTTTGTTACTTGTAGTTTGCTATGGCGAATGGTTAATCTGCCAAAAAGGGATCCTGTGTCTTTCTTTGCTTGTTTAGTTAAATATATAGGCCCTCAGGATTGTAAATGGAAGCAAATCTAGTACTCTCTGAGGGAGTGTTTGTCATAAAATGGGGGTATAGTTTATCGCTTTGTGATTATCATTCAAGTAATTTCCTCAGTCGGCACGTGAAAAACGGCGTAGGTTgtctaaccctaaaccctattttaaatttcaatagGTCATGCCTGTGTCATTTGCAAAAGGTAACGGAATAGGGGTCTGGGAAGATTCAGGTCTAATGCTATTTCTGATACACTGTTTCGCAGaataatttgattcatgtgAAAGGATTGATCCGGTCTTACATTGTGCTTGATCGGGTTTATAAATCGTTATGtaattcctccgtttcacaatgtaagtcattctagtattttccacgttcatattaatgttaatgaatttagatagatatatatgtctagcaGTGGCGGAGTTAGGATGAAATTATAGCGGGGCTaaaccaaaatgaccaaaagcAACTAAGAGAGATTTAGGGTTGGGTTAGGAATTTTTGGGCCTTTTTAGCCTTTTGGGTCTTCTAACAACCTTAAACAAAGTCTATATTAGCTcctcatatataaatatatggattATAATTTTAGGGGGTATTATGGGGGCTCTAATAGTCTATTAGGGGGTAGGGGTAGGAGGGACTAAAGACCGCCCCCACGTTGTCTTCGCCCCTgatgtttagattttttttaacatcaatataaatatagaaaataatagaataacttacattgtaaaaagGAGGAACTACCTCCGAAAATTTCATGTGAAAGGATTGTGCTATGTTATGGTTCTTCAGAGCAAGAGCTTAATTAACTAGCTAGGGTGTTACGGTTAGGGGTGGTAATTGGCCAGGGCTCACCGGCCCTTTGACAATCCAAATCAGCTCTTAAATATTTTAGCTAAAAAATTTATTGAATTTCTGCCTAACATTGTTTAACCTAACTCTTATATTTTATAGGCCAAAAGTTTAAGATCATTACTACCTCTAGGTACGGTACGGTTCAAGATATTTATTGCAAGTTTGAAAAGCTACAAGTTCGATAACAAAGTTGGTTAACTGTATCAAGACTCATATTTTATTGATATTATCTCTAGTATACTAATCCTATCACTCCatactaatactccctccatctatttttctatatatatatatatatagaactacTATATGGCGCTAGAGGCGCCACGTATTAGATGGTGCCTGACACAATCAACCCCCCTGCCCTACCCCCACGCACATTCAATTTAAACAGACCACATAGTTAAATTTTAATTCAGCGACCTACCACCCCGCACCCCCACGTGAACTCGATCTGGTGCAAGCTACACAGTTAACTGTTAACTCAACCACCCACCTCCACGcgcaagttaaattttaactcagcgACCCACAACCCAACCCATCCCCGACATACACTCGATCTGATGCATACCACACAGTTAATTTTTAACTCGACATATTGTGTCTATCTGGTATATATATTACGGATTCCCATTGTACAAATCGTCCACCCactctttcctcttcctctccacatTTTACGGATCAGCGACGACTTGTGGTTCCTTGTGCAGAGgaggaacggcgacggcgattaGGGGATGAGGAGTGGTGGCGAGGTGGTTCCGGTGATGGCttggcgatgaggaggagcggtggcagttcggggatgaggaggaccggcgtcgaggaggagcggcggtggtggttcggggatgaggaggagtgacgaggaggaagggcggtgGATCCGGTGGCGCTGAGGTGTGTGGATGGCGCGATGGTGGCATGTGCGGCGTCGACGGGTGACTGTGGGTgggaggcgatgcggcggcggatcaGGCTGCCGCTCTGCGCCCTATGCGCGCGGATCCGACTATGGCAGCGCGGATCCGGCACGGTTGCGGGTGGCGCGTCCGCGGATCCGGCGCCCCCTTCCTCCCGCGTGGATCCTGCACGGGTGAAGACTATGGGCAGGAGGCGAGATGGCGGCGACCTTCACGGCGGTGAGCTTGTCCTCCGGATCCATGGAGTAGTGGCGGGCATCCATGGAGACGGTGGCACCGAGCATGCCTCCCTCCGAGTTTTCcattttcatcttcttcaccggcGGAAGGAGCGACCACCGCCCGTTGTTTCCGTTCTCAATCTGGAAACCACCGAGAGCCACCTTTTTTCCATTTGacggatccagaaggagaagaaagctGCCAGGATCAACAACACCATCAATCAATTATTTTTCCTGATTTTGGTTGGACGTTATCCTGTTATTTGATCTCACCGATATGTTATTGCATTATTTGTGTGTAATTAGTTTCTAATACATGTGATTCCTATATGATTAGATGCATCCGGACATCTTACAAAAGAATTGCAATCTACATATCAGTATATTGACAattaaaaaattactatatgtaATGTTTggagtaaaatatttactattTGTAATTTGTCAGTAAAAGTAACTAAATGATGTACGATAGTTGAATCTGACCATACCTAAAAGAAAAATCCCATTCCCTGTGGAGAGAAAACTAGATTTAGGTGTACAAGCATTATTTTCGGATCTAGGACTCTGTTCATTATCCACAACAACAGGaatcgcatgaaaaaaaaattccacttATTCTGGGGCCTCCTCTAACAGCTTATTGAATTAACGCCAAATCAATGCACGCTAGGATTTCACAGTTTTTTGAccggcggatccggcgacaTGGAGTTGATTTCTATCCGGTGAATTAATCATCAGTTAATTTCCATCGACGTAATTTCCGGGGAGATGTGCAtcaaaacaataaataataaaGTGTGAATTACATCACacatcgccaccaccgcctaatgtctcaaaa is a genomic window of Oryza glaberrima chromosome 7, OglaRS2, whole genome shotgun sequence containing:
- the LOC127779544 gene encoding serine/threonine protein phosphatase 2A 57 kDa regulatory subunit B' theta isoform-like — encoded protein: MMKQIFGRRKNAKSADKDFFSGTSPSVLDQVSGLGVADRATSNLGSQPPIISSTGLSYGSGNRVENPNTRTNGNLYSSSFQPLPSFKDVPNSEKQNLLIRKLKLCCIVFDFTDPTKNIQEKEMKSQTLLEIVDYVVSATVKFPEIVMLEITRMISANLFRTLISPPREKKVLQAFDLEEDEAVMDPAWSHLQIVYELLLKFIQSPETDAKLAKRYIDHSFILRLLDIFDSEDPREREYLKMTLHRIYGKFMVYRPFIRKAINNIFYQFIYETEKHNGIAELLEILGSIINGFALPLKEEHKLFLVRTLIPLHKPKCIALYHQQLSYSITQFVEKDCKLADTVIRGLIKYWPITNSTKEVMFLGELEEILDATQPAEFQKCMVPLFRQIACCLNSSHFQVAERALFLWNNDHIENLIRQNSKVILPIIFSALEKNVIEHWNQAVKSLSLNVQKLFSDRDPELYKECLRKYEENKAKEKEHKLKQESVWKRLEEVASAKATSGEAVLISPSLARTSSLV